The nucleotide sequence CCGGCCGTGCCCGCCGAAGACCCGCGGCTGCGTACGCTGACCGGCCGGGCCGGAACCGCGGCCCAGGTCCTGGGCGCGCTCATCGCCGTCGCCGGAGTCGGCCTCGGTGTCCGCATGTGGCACAAGGGCCTCGGGTCGTGGCGGACACCGACCCAGGAGCACGACACCGTCACGCACGCCGTGCTGACCGCCTTCACGCACTTCACCGGCAAGGCCGCGCCGTGGCAGATCCTGCCGATCGACGTCGTGCACGACACCAACGTCCAGTTCTACCCGCCCGGCTTCACCGACATCTGCGCGCTGCTCACCGACATCTTCGGGGACACGATGCTGTCTCTGAACCTGACGACCGTCGTGTTCACGGTGGTCGTGCTGCCGCTGTCGGTGGCCGCCTTCACCGCGGCGGTGCTGCGGCACGGCCGGCTCGGCCGCGGCTGGGTCGAGCTCGCCGCCGGGGTCGCCGCGCTGGTCTCCGTGCAGCTGTACCGCCCCGGCATCGCCTTCGCCCACGACGGCGGGGTCCTGCCGAACGCGGCCGCGATGACGCTCATGCCCGGGCTCGTCGCGGTGATGCTGGTGCTCGGCAAGCGCCACTGGGGCCGTGCGGTGCTGGTCGGCGTCGCCGCCGCCGGCGCGTTCAACCTGCACCCGAGCGCACTGACCTCGGTCGCGCTGACGACGGTCGCGGCCATGGTCGGCCTGCTGTTCACCAGGGCGGGCCGGCTCGCGTTCGTCCGCGCGCTGCTGCCGCTGGTGCTCACCGGCGTGGTCGCCGTCGTCCTCATCGTCCCGGACGTGCTGGCGCTCCTGCGGCTCGGCGGCGGCACGGTGGTCGACGCGCCGGCCAACATCCCCGGCTCGCCGCTGGCCGAGTCGGCCAAGCTGGTCGCGCGGCTGCCCTACGGCGGCTACTTCGACCCGAGCGGCACGATGGGCCAGCTGGTGCTCGGCCTGCTGGGCCTGGCCGGCGTCGTCGCCACGCTGCTGTCCCGGCGGGCGTGGCCGCTGCTGACGGCCTGGCTGTTCTGGGCCGCGGTCATGGTGAGCTTCCACTACTCGCCCAACTCCGGGTTCGGCGCGACCATCGGCCGCTACTACTACCGGGTCGCCAACCGCCTCGACACCCACGTCTACCTGCTGATCCCGCCGCTGGCCGGGGTGCTGTTCGTGGCGCTC is from Amycolatopsis mediterranei and encodes:
- a CDS encoding DUF6541 family protein is translated as MLSEAVRLAAGILVVLLPGFSILLVAGVRERLWLAGLSAPLTTGFVLLVSLLTGVTGLRFGLLTALVALVAVLLVLGGVRWLVRRRRPAADPAVPAEDPRLRTLTGRAGTAAQVLGALIAVAGVGLGVRMWHKGLGSWRTPTQEHDTVTHAVLTAFTHFTGKAAPWQILPIDVVHDTNVQFYPPGFTDICALLTDIFGDTMLSLNLTTVVFTVVVLPLSVAAFTAAVLRHGRLGRGWVELAAGVAALVSVQLYRPGIAFAHDGGVLPNAAAMTLMPGLVAVMLVLGKRHWGRAVLVGVAAAGAFNLHPSALTSVALTTVAAMVGLLFTRAGRLAFVRALLPLVLTGVVAVVLIVPDVLALLRLGGGTVVDAPANIPGSPLAESAKLVARLPYGGYFDPSGTMGQLVLGLLGLAGVVATLLSRRAWPLLTAWLFWAAVMVSFHYSPNSGFGATIGRYYYRVANRLDTHVYLLIPPLAGVLFVALGLLVVAVKARNPIPARLRPAVAFGLVVVLLGVLTVTSFRGYMNTGALSLSQRYATPQFVRYNAADDAAAKWLHEHAAPGETILNSANDGSTLLYVDYDLPILNIVPDGHSPIEDNITLLAKFNDFPADPQVQNILRAKNVRWVYVDSSAPTVGTDGHHWTGQSTFSLAPGLSGLTGLPGLTKAFSSGTVSVYRLDLPQTPPRG